In Kitasatospora gansuensis, a genomic segment contains:
- a CDS encoding PP2C family serine/threonine-protein phosphatase: MPQQQTRCPSCAEPLDPEDDYCGACGLNVTGDVPSAAATPETATATAPAPGCVHCGSAELAADGYCESCGGAQPRPRDHQELTADGVAGVTDRGLRHHRNEDAFTVAATHLPGGEPAVLAVVCDGVSSSARPDEASATAVEAASAHLLTALQRGRRPDQAMREAIGEAARAVAELAKDGTRTPSGSQNAPACTYVSAISAAGLVTIGWVGDTRAYWIPDDRESAVAYRLTEDDSWAARVVAIGLMNEAEAYADPRAHAITGWLGADAEEIEPHTVSFTPHVPGVLLVCTDGLWNYAEAAADLAERVRPDARTEPLAAARELVDFAVTAGGHDNITVAVLPISPPAETTLRTVPLQSASAGAAPLHSSPTLQLHRPGSGS; this comes from the coding sequence ATGCCGCAGCAGCAGACCAGGTGCCCGAGCTGTGCCGAGCCGCTGGACCCCGAGGACGACTACTGCGGGGCCTGCGGCCTGAACGTGACCGGTGACGTGCCGTCGGCCGCCGCCACGCCCGAGACCGCCACCGCCACCGCCCCGGCGCCGGGCTGCGTGCACTGCGGCTCGGCCGAGCTGGCGGCGGACGGGTACTGCGAGAGCTGCGGTGGCGCGCAGCCCCGCCCGCGCGATCACCAGGAGCTGACCGCGGACGGCGTCGCCGGGGTCACCGACCGCGGCCTGCGGCACCACCGCAACGAGGACGCCTTCACGGTGGCCGCCACCCACCTGCCCGGCGGCGAACCGGCCGTGCTCGCGGTGGTCTGCGACGGGGTCTCCTCCTCGGCCCGTCCTGACGAGGCGTCGGCCACCGCGGTCGAGGCGGCCTCCGCCCACCTGCTGACCGCGCTGCAGCGCGGGCGGCGCCCCGACCAGGCGATGCGGGAGGCGATCGGCGAGGCGGCCCGCGCGGTGGCCGAGCTGGCCAAGGACGGCACCCGGACGCCGAGCGGCAGCCAGAACGCCCCCGCCTGCACCTACGTCAGCGCGATCTCCGCCGCCGGTCTGGTCACCATCGGCTGGGTCGGCGACACCAGGGCGTACTGGATCCCGGACGACCGGGAGTCCGCCGTGGCGTACCGGCTGACCGAGGACGACTCCTGGGCGGCCCGGGTGGTGGCGATCGGCCTGATGAACGAGGCCGAGGCGTACGCCGACCCCCGCGCGCACGCGATCACCGGCTGGCTGGGCGCGGACGCCGAGGAGATCGAGCCGCACACCGTGAGCTTCACCCCGCACGTGCCCGGCGTGCTGCTGGTCTGCACCGACGGCCTGTGGAACTACGCCGAGGCCGCCGCCGACCTGGCCGAACGCGTCCGCCCCGACGCCAGGACCGAACCGCTGGCCGCCGCGCGCGAACTGGTCGACTTCGCGGTGACGGCGGGCGGCCACGACAACATCACGGTGGCGGTGCTGCCGATCAGCCCGCCGGCCGAGACCACCCTGCGGACCGTCCCGCTGCAGTCCGCCAGCGCCGGGGCCGCGCCGTTGCACTCCTCGCCGACCCTCCAGCTCCACCGGCCCGGCAGCGGAAGCTGA
- a CDS encoding vWA domain-containing protein — MAVLSRSHPSFSVDIFQNEYLAEGAREVNAIVTVTATGGGTSGGQPLARDAGAAAAVVIMVDCSGSMDYPAAKLRNAREATAVAVDTIRDGVAFAVVAGTHEAKDVYPGGGKLAIADQATRAQAKEALRKLTANGGTAIGTWLTKAKQLFESRADIAIRHGILLTDGRNEHEKAADLERVLGQAAGFFTVDCRGVGTDWEVTELRKIASALLGTVDIVAEPSGLAEDFQQMMVQAMGKQVADVALRVWTPANAVVKFVKQVTPNLEDLTDRRADAGPRAGDYPTGSWGDESRDYHVCVEVPAAEVGNEMLAARISLLLPQPDGTTEVLSQGLVRAVWTDDLASSTRISPQVAHFTGQAELASSIQEGLEAHRAGDVDLATAKLGAAVRIAHRTGNESTFKLLQKVVDVVDPKEGTVRFRKNVSEADSMTLDTRSTKTVRVKK; from the coding sequence ATGGCCGTTCTGTCCCGGTCCCACCCGAGTTTCAGCGTCGACATCTTCCAGAACGAGTACCTGGCCGAAGGCGCCCGCGAGGTGAACGCGATCGTCACCGTCACCGCGACCGGCGGCGGCACCTCGGGCGGGCAGCCGCTGGCCCGGGACGCCGGTGCGGCCGCCGCCGTAGTGATCATGGTCGACTGCTCGGGGTCGATGGACTACCCCGCGGCCAAGCTGCGCAACGCGCGGGAGGCCACCGCCGTCGCCGTCGACACCATCCGCGACGGCGTCGCCTTCGCCGTGGTGGCCGGCACCCACGAGGCCAAGGACGTCTACCCGGGCGGCGGGAAGCTGGCGATCGCCGACCAGGCCACCCGCGCGCAGGCCAAGGAGGCGCTGCGCAAGCTGACCGCCAACGGCGGCACCGCGATCGGCACCTGGCTGACCAAGGCCAAGCAGCTCTTCGAGAGCCGGGCCGACATAGCGATCCGGCACGGCATCCTGCTCACCGACGGCCGCAACGAGCACGAGAAGGCCGCCGACCTGGAGCGGGTGCTCGGCCAGGCCGCGGGCTTCTTCACGGTGGACTGCCGGGGCGTCGGCACCGACTGGGAGGTGACCGAGCTGCGCAAGATCGCCTCGGCCCTGCTGGGCACCGTGGACATCGTCGCCGAACCGTCCGGACTGGCCGAGGACTTCCAGCAGATGATGGTGCAGGCGATGGGCAAGCAGGTCGCCGACGTGGCGCTGCGGGTCTGGACGCCGGCCAACGCGGTGGTCAAGTTCGTCAAGCAGGTCACCCCGAACCTGGAGGACCTGACGGATCGTCGGGCCGACGCCGGGCCCCGGGCCGGGGACTACCCGACCGGTTCCTGGGGTGACGAGAGCCGCGACTACCACGTCTGCGTCGAGGTGCCCGCCGCCGAGGTCGGCAACGAGATGCTGGCCGCCCGGATCAGTCTGCTGCTGCCGCAGCCCGACGGGACGACCGAGGTGCTCTCCCAGGGCCTGGTCCGCGCGGTCTGGACGGACGACCTGGCCTCCTCGACCCGGATCAGCCCGCAGGTCGCCCACTTCACCGGCCAGGCCGAGCTGGCCTCCTCGATCCAGGAGGGTCTCGAGGCGCACCGCGCGGGGGATGTCGACCTGGCAACGGCCAAGCTCGGCGCGGCCGTTCGGATCGCCCACCGGACCGGCAACGAGAGCACCTTCAAGCTGCTGCAGAAGGTGGTCGACGTGGTGGATCCGAAGGAGGGTACCGTTCGGTTCCGTAAGAACGTGAGCGAGGCCGACTCGATGACGCTGGACACCCGGTCGACCAAGACCGTCCGGGTGAAGAAGTGA
- a CDS encoding FHA domain-containing protein, translating into MPICPRGHESQAEDWCDFCGFPMTPPPGLAVPGSSPFVSGHTQPQGVPTGQPHTPPAPQYTQPGQPGQHGQPEQGAAPQYTQPGHPAQPAPYPQAGAGQFTQSDLTAGLLTCPICRTPQTGRYCEECGFDYELSSPASQQQQQRPTSGYGFPPPAPAPVPTPAPYQPPVPPPPPMPSPYQPPVPPPAPTPEPSPFPPLGAPAAPTGHGQFEPQAGQFRTNPANPAFQGSEGLESFDSGPTYAQPGSAPGDEFGTSFHLQPPGAPPARSTWIAVVTADREYFTDMMARSGPEAAGLFFPPYCPERRIPLTGRGQLRIGRRSQHRGTVPEIDLSVPPEDPGASHQHALLAEQADGSWVLVDQDSTNGTTVNGGPEAVPPHTAIPLNDGDRVHIGAWTTITLHRA; encoded by the coding sequence ATGCCGATCTGCCCTAGGGGCCACGAGTCGCAGGCCGAGGACTGGTGCGACTTCTGCGGCTTCCCGATGACTCCGCCGCCGGGGCTGGCCGTGCCGGGCTCGTCGCCGTTCGTCAGCGGGCACACCCAGCCGCAGGGCGTACCGACCGGCCAGCCGCACACTCCGCCGGCGCCGCAGTACACCCAGCCGGGGCAGCCCGGTCAGCACGGGCAGCCGGAGCAGGGGGCGGCACCGCAGTACACCCAGCCCGGTCACCCCGCTCAGCCCGCGCCGTACCCGCAGGCCGGGGCCGGTCAGTTCACCCAGTCCGACCTCACGGCCGGCCTGCTCACCTGCCCAATCTGCCGGACCCCGCAGACCGGCCGGTACTGCGAGGAGTGCGGCTTCGACTACGAGCTCTCCTCGCCCGCGAGCCAGCAGCAACAGCAGCGGCCGACCTCCGGGTACGGCTTCCCGCCGCCTGCCCCCGCGCCGGTGCCCACGCCCGCCCCGTACCAGCCGCCGGTGCCGCCGCCCCCGCCGATGCCCAGCCCCTACCAGCCGCCGGTACCGCCGCCCGCGCCGACCCCGGAGCCCTCGCCGTTCCCGCCGCTCGGTGCTCCGGCTGCTCCGACCGGCCACGGGCAGTTCGAGCCGCAGGCCGGGCAGTTCCGGACGAACCCGGCCAACCCGGCCTTCCAGGGCTCGGAGGGCCTGGAGAGCTTCGACTCGGGCCCGACCTACGCGCAGCCGGGCAGCGCCCCGGGTGACGAGTTCGGCACTTCCTTCCACCTGCAGCCGCCGGGGGCTCCCCCGGCCAGGTCGACCTGGATCGCGGTGGTCACGGCCGACCGCGAGTACTTCACCGACATGATGGCCCGCAGCGGCCCGGAGGCAGCCGGACTGTTCTTCCCGCCGTACTGCCCCGAGCGCCGGATCCCGCTCACCGGCCGTGGCCAGCTCCGGATCGGCCGCCGCAGCCAGCACCGGGGCACCGTGCCGGAGATCGACCTCTCCGTCCCGCCGGAGGACCCGGGCGCCTCGCACCAGCACGCGCTGCTGGCCGAGCAGGCCGACGGCAGCTGGGTGCTGGTCGACCAGGACTCCACCAACGGCACCACGGTGAACGGCGGCCCGGAGGCGGTTCCCCCGCACACCGCGATCCCGCTGAACGACGGCGACCGGGTGCACATCGGCGCCTGGACCACGATCACCCTGCACCGCGCCTGA
- a CDS encoding globin: MTDEATFFEQIGGEPTFRRLVHVFYQGVAGDELLRPMYPEEDLGPAEERLTLFLMQYWGGPRTYSDERGHPRLRMRHVPFKVDQAAHDAWLRHMRTAVDALELPTDAERQLWDYLTYAAASMVNTAG, translated from the coding sequence GTGACTGACGAGGCGACGTTCTTCGAACAAATCGGCGGCGAGCCGACCTTCCGGCGGCTGGTGCACGTCTTCTACCAGGGTGTCGCCGGGGACGAACTGCTGCGCCCGATGTACCCGGAGGAGGACCTCGGCCCGGCCGAGGAGCGGCTGACCCTGTTCCTGATGCAGTACTGGGGCGGGCCCCGCACGTACAGCGACGAGCGCGGCCACCCCCGGCTGCGGATGCGCCACGTCCCGTTCAAGGTCGACCAGGCCGCCCACGACGCCTGGCTGCGCCACATGCGCACGGCCGTGGACGCCCTCGAGCTCCCGACCGACGCCGAGCGCCAGCTCTGGGACTACCTCACCTACGCCGCCGCCTCGATGGTCAACACCGCGGGTTGA
- a CDS encoding acyl-CoA thioesterase, with product MARHIYACPLRWSDMDAFGHVNNVVFLRYLEEARIDFMFTQAAAAGAGEFAGGSVVARHEIDYKRPLVHRPEPVTIETWVTKIGGASLTVSYEIKDTAEDGTETVYVRASTVVVPYDLAAGRPRRISPVEREFLGRFVDGAEQVQAAAAA from the coding sequence GTGGCACGCCACATCTACGCCTGCCCCCTGCGGTGGTCCGACATGGACGCCTTCGGACACGTGAACAACGTGGTCTTCCTGCGCTACCTGGAGGAGGCCCGGATCGACTTCATGTTCACCCAGGCCGCCGCCGCCGGCGCCGGGGAGTTCGCGGGCGGCTCGGTGGTGGCCCGGCACGAGATCGACTACAAGCGCCCGCTGGTGCACCGGCCGGAGCCGGTGACCATCGAGACCTGGGTGACGAAGATCGGCGGCGCCTCGCTGACCGTCTCCTACGAGATCAAGGACACCGCCGAGGACGGCACCGAGACGGTCTACGTCCGGGCCTCCACCGTGGTGGTCCCGTACGACCTGGCGGCCGGCCGGCCGCGCCGGATCAGCCCGGTGGAGCGGGAGTTCCTCGGCCGGTTCGTGGACGGGGCCGAGCAGGTCCAGGCCGCCGCGGCCGCCTGA
- the ettA gene encoding energy-dependent translational throttle protein EttA: protein MAEYIYTMRKVRKAIGDKVILDDVTLSFLPGAKIGVVGPNGAGKSTVLKMMAGLQQPSNGDAFLSPGYTVGMLLQEPPLDESKTVLENVEDGVKEIKGKLNRFNEIAELMATDYSDALLDEMGKLQEDLDHAEAWDLDAQLEQAMDALGCPPGDWPVTKLSGGERRRVALCKLLLEAPDLLLLDEPTNHLDAESVNWLEQHLEKYKGTVVAVTHDRYFLDNVAQWILELDRGRAYPYEGNYSTYLETKQTRLKVEGQKDAKRAKRLKEELEWVRSNAKGRQVKSKARLARYEEMAAEADKMRKLDFEEIQIPPGPRLGAIVIETNNLSKSFGEKLLIDDLSFTLPRNGIVGVIGPNGAGKTTLFKMLLDMETPDSGSVKVGETVKISYVDQSRANIDPKKTLWEVVSDGLDWINVGNVEMPSRAYVSAFGFKGPDQQKPAGVLSGGERNRLNLALTLKQGGNLLLLDEPTNDLDVETLSSLENALLEFPGCAVVISHDRWFLDRVTTHILAYEGDSKWFWFEGNFESYEKNKIERLGADAARPHRATYRKLTRG from the coding sequence GTGGCGGAATACATCTACACCATGCGCAAGGTGCGCAAGGCCATCGGCGACAAGGTCATCCTTGACGACGTGACGCTGAGCTTCCTCCCTGGGGCGAAGATCGGTGTCGTCGGCCCCAACGGTGCTGGTAAGTCCACGGTGCTGAAGATGATGGCCGGCCTGCAGCAGCCCTCGAACGGCGATGCCTTCCTCTCCCCCGGCTACACCGTCGGCATGCTCCTGCAGGAGCCCCCGCTCGACGAGTCCAAGACCGTCCTGGAGAACGTCGAGGACGGCGTCAAGGAGATCAAGGGGAAGCTCAACCGCTTCAACGAGATCGCCGAGCTGATGGCGACGGACTACTCCGACGCGCTGCTCGACGAGATGGGCAAGCTGCAGGAGGACCTGGACCACGCCGAGGCGTGGGACCTGGACGCCCAGCTGGAGCAGGCCATGGACGCGCTGGGCTGCCCGCCCGGCGACTGGCCGGTCACCAAGCTCTCCGGTGGTGAGCGCCGCCGCGTCGCGCTCTGCAAGCTGCTGCTCGAGGCGCCCGACCTGCTGCTGCTCGACGAGCCCACCAACCACCTCGACGCCGAGTCGGTGAACTGGCTGGAGCAGCACCTGGAGAAGTACAAGGGCACCGTGGTCGCGGTCACCCACGACCGGTACTTCCTGGACAACGTCGCCCAGTGGATCCTGGAGCTCGACCGCGGTCGCGCCTACCCCTACGAGGGCAACTACTCCACCTACCTGGAGACGAAGCAGACCCGTCTCAAGGTCGAGGGCCAGAAGGACGCCAAGCGCGCCAAGCGGCTCAAGGAGGAGCTGGAGTGGGTCCGCTCCAACGCCAAGGGCCGTCAGGTCAAGTCCAAGGCCCGCCTCGCCCGCTACGAGGAGATGGCGGCCGAGGCCGACAAGATGCGGAAGCTGGACTTCGAGGAGATCCAGATCCCGCCGGGCCCGCGCCTGGGCGCCATCGTGATCGAGACCAACAACCTCTCGAAGTCCTTCGGCGAGAAGCTGCTGATCGACGACCTGAGCTTCACCCTGCCGCGCAACGGCATCGTCGGCGTGATCGGCCCGAACGGCGCCGGCAAGACCACGCTGTTCAAGATGCTGCTCGACATGGAGACGCCGGACTCCGGCAGCGTCAAGGTCGGCGAGACGGTCAAGATCAGCTACGTCGACCAGTCGCGCGCCAACATCGACCCGAAGAAGACGCTCTGGGAGGTCGTCTCCGACGGCCTGGACTGGATCAACGTCGGCAACGTCGAGATGCCGTCCCGCGCCTACGTCTCGGCGTTCGGCTTCAAGGGTCCGGACCAGCAGAAGCCGGCCGGGGTGCTCTCCGGTGGTGAGCGCAACCGCCTCAACCTGGCGCTGACCCTCAAGCAGGGCGGCAACCTGCTGCTCCTCGACGAGCCCACCAACGACCTCGACGTCGAGACCCTGTCCTCGCTCGAGAACGCGCTGCTGGAGTTCCCCGGCTGCGCCGTGGTGATCTCCCACGACCGGTGGTTCCTGGACCGGGTGACCACCCACATCCTCGCGTACGAGGGTGACAGCAAGTGGTTCTGGTTCGAGGGCAACTTCGAGTCGTACGAGAAGAACAAGATCGAGCGGCTCGGCGCCGACGCCGCCCGCCCGCACCGGGCCACCTACCGGAAGCTGACCCGGGGCTGA
- a CDS encoding Cys-Gln thioester bond-forming surface protein: protein MLASSMLLGSGMMLAGSASAVSQESTGTKAKLKDGLRHSGTVRYELNGHQKEVQGGILQLETEDKKILDTYCIDLLSPTKPSADYTETGWASSSLAGKPEQAGKILWILRNSYPQLNLAQLRESSKIKDLSEDDAAVGTQAAIWYFSDGVNAVPDDAEAKQLTEYLRQKAVKLEEPKPTLTLNPSAVSGKSGDLLGPITVTTNGASVALALDEAGTKAGLSITDKAGKAVKTAKTGDEIYAKAPAGANPGTATIKATTSAEVSVGRAFTGVNAQNEHSQTLILAGSEPVPAAATVALNWAPAGPIPAVTAKVDCVEGAVVVTATNKGDQDFTFTLSGQTVTVPPGGTKSVPVKVAEDTAYDIVVSGPNGFKAEFKGVLNCKTDTAASPTPKAPSASPSGPVLANTGGGGQTPLVAGIAGALVIAGAAAVFTLRRRGRHSRA, encoded by the coding sequence ATGCTCGCGTCGAGCATGCTGCTCGGCAGCGGGATGATGCTGGCGGGTTCGGCCAGTGCCGTGTCGCAGGAGTCGACGGGCACCAAGGCGAAGCTGAAGGACGGTCTCCGGCACAGCGGGACCGTCAGGTACGAGCTGAACGGGCATCAGAAGGAGGTGCAGGGCGGCATCCTCCAGCTGGAGACCGAGGACAAGAAGATCCTCGACACCTACTGCATCGACCTGCTCAGCCCGACCAAGCCGAGCGCGGACTACACCGAGACCGGCTGGGCCTCGAGCTCGCTGGCCGGCAAGCCCGAGCAGGCCGGGAAGATCCTCTGGATCCTCCGCAACTCCTACCCGCAGCTGAACCTCGCGCAGCTGCGCGAGAGCAGCAAGATCAAGGACCTCTCGGAGGACGACGCCGCAGTCGGCACCCAGGCCGCGATCTGGTACTTCTCGGACGGCGTCAACGCCGTCCCGGACGACGCCGAGGCCAAGCAGCTGACCGAGTACCTGCGCCAGAAGGCGGTCAAGCTCGAGGAGCCGAAGCCGACCCTCACCCTCAACCCGAGCGCGGTCTCCGGCAAGAGCGGCGACCTGCTCGGCCCGATCACCGTCACCACCAACGGCGCCTCCGTCGCGCTGGCGCTGGACGAGGCGGGCACCAAGGCCGGCCTGAGCATCACCGACAAGGCGGGCAAGGCGGTCAAGACCGCCAAGACCGGCGACGAGATCTACGCCAAGGCCCCGGCCGGGGCCAACCCGGGCACCGCCACCATCAAGGCCACCACCTCCGCCGAGGTCTCGGTCGGCCGCGCCTTCACCGGCGTCAACGCCCAGAACGAGCACAGCCAGACGCTGATCCTGGCCGGCTCCGAGCCCGTCCCGGCAGCCGCCACGGTGGCCCTCAACTGGGCGCCCGCCGGCCCGATCCCGGCCGTCACCGCCAAGGTCGACTGTGTGGAGGGCGCCGTGGTGGTCACCGCCACCAACAAGGGCGACCAGGACTTCACCTTCACCCTGTCCGGCCAGACCGTGACCGTCCCGCCGGGCGGCACCAAGAGCGTCCCGGTCAAGGTCGCCGAGGACACCGCGTACGACATCGTGGTCAGCGGCCCGAACGGCTTCAAGGCGGAGTTCAAGGGCGTACTGAACTGCAAGACCGACACCGCGGCCTCGCCCACCCCGAAGGCCCCGTCGGCCAGCCCGTCCGGCCCGGTGCTGGCCAACACCGGTGGCGGCGGCCAGACCCCGCTGGTCGCCGGTATCGCCGGCGCCCTGGTGATCGCCGGTGCCGCCGCGGTCTTCACCCTGCGCCGCCGCGGCCGCCACAGCCGCGCCTGA
- a CDS encoding single-stranded DNA-binding protein, which translates to MNETMVTMIGNVATVVSYSQTAAGVPVANFRMAATERRYDREKGDWVDGETSWVTVTAWRWLAANVVSSLSKGDPVVVSGRLRVREWGEEEKRRCVVEIDARVVGHDLGRGTTAFRWAVQAKPELVLGRSGREESAALPAGSPAGLAGALPGPASAGQAVPGWIVAAVESRQAAVAAPAVRAAGAGEVAEEAAGVEVPAGVREVKPEGGEIASSDRVAIG; encoded by the coding sequence ATGAACGAGACCATGGTGACCATGATCGGCAATGTCGCCACAGTGGTGAGCTACTCGCAAACGGCCGCCGGAGTCCCGGTGGCGAACTTCCGGATGGCCGCCACCGAGCGCCGCTACGACCGCGAGAAGGGCGACTGGGTGGACGGCGAGACGAGTTGGGTGACCGTCACCGCCTGGCGCTGGCTGGCGGCCAACGTGGTGAGCTCGCTCAGCAAGGGCGACCCGGTGGTGGTCAGCGGGCGGCTGCGGGTCCGGGAGTGGGGCGAGGAGGAGAAGCGGCGCTGCGTGGTGGAGATCGACGCCCGGGTGGTCGGCCACGACCTCGGCCGCGGGACGACCGCGTTCCGCTGGGCGGTGCAGGCCAAACCCGAACTGGTGTTGGGTCGTTCGGGTCGGGAGGAGTCCGCGGCCCTGCCCGCCGGCTCGCCCGCCGGGCTCGCCGGTGCGCTGCCCGGTCCGGCGTCGGCGGGTCAGGCGGTGCCGGGGTGGATCGTCGCCGCGGTCGAGTCCCGGCAGGCGGCGGTCGCGGCGCCGGCGGTCCGGGCGGCCGGCGCGGGGGAGGTGGCGGAGGAGGCGGCTGGGGTCGAAGTGCCCGCTGGTGTGCGGGAGGTGAAACCGGAAGGTGGTGAAATTGCAAGCAGTGATCGAGTAGCGATCGGCTGA
- a CDS encoding TetR/AcrR family transcriptional regulator: MTPARGDHDARRSEVSAAVWRVLADRGFGGLTLRAVAAELNASTGLLTHYFPNKRALLAYALDLLDRHTVDRPRPAAERTSPADGGRALLRATLLDILPLTPEGVAGNRIWVGSWDAALTDPELAADHAARYRRARERLTELVAQAREQGDLTGEASVAEVAAGAQSFVLGLVVQALFAPAEFPPERQVELLDRYLDGL; this comes from the coding sequence ATGACGCCAGCTCGTGGAGACCATGACGCCCGCCGTTCCGAGGTCTCCGCGGCGGTCTGGCGGGTGCTGGCCGACCGCGGCTTCGGCGGTCTGACGCTCCGTGCGGTGGCGGCCGAACTGAACGCCAGCACCGGGCTGCTCACCCACTACTTCCCGAACAAGCGGGCCCTGCTGGCGTACGCGCTGGACCTGCTCGACCGGCACACGGTGGACCGGCCGCGCCCGGCGGCCGAGCGGACCTCGCCGGCCGACGGCGGGCGGGCGCTGCTGCGGGCGACCCTGCTGGACATCCTGCCGCTGACGCCGGAGGGGGTGGCCGGCAACCGGATCTGGGTCGGCTCCTGGGACGCGGCGCTGACCGACCCCGAACTGGCGGCCGACCACGCCGCCCGCTACCGCCGGGCCAGGGAGCGGCTGACCGAGCTGGTCGCCCAGGCCAGGGAGCAGGGCGACCTGACGGGGGAGGCGAGCGTGGCGGAGGTGGCGGCGGGGGCCCAGAGCTTCGTGCTGGGGTTGGTGGTGCAGGCACTGTTCGCCCCGGCCGAGTTCCCGCCGGAGCGGCAGGTCGAGCTGCTGGACCGGTACCTGGACGGGCTCTGA
- a CDS encoding GNAT family N-acetyltransferase has protein sequence MYAVPLTDDAELRPLQPWQAAEFLAHMDRARTNVDPWIPWATFSTDLDSARATLQRYADRQATDSGELFGIWLDGTLVGGVMFVSFDAKGGKCEIGAWCEPAAQGRGLITAAVRRLLDHAFTVRGLHRAEWWNSTVNTRSRAVARKLGMHHDGTLREWCEFQGARQDYEVWSMLAHEWQKTK, from the coding sequence TTGTACGCCGTACCGCTCACCGACGACGCCGAGCTGCGCCCCCTCCAGCCGTGGCAGGCCGCCGAGTTCCTGGCCCACATGGACCGGGCCAGGACCAACGTCGACCCGTGGATCCCGTGGGCCACCTTCAGCACGGACCTGGACTCCGCCCGGGCCACCCTGCAGCGCTACGCCGACCGGCAGGCCACCGACAGCGGGGAGCTGTTCGGCATCTGGCTGGACGGGACGCTGGTCGGCGGCGTGATGTTCGTGTCCTTCGACGCCAAGGGCGGCAAGTGCGAGATCGGCGCCTGGTGCGAACCGGCCGCCCAGGGCCGGGGCCTGATCACGGCCGCCGTCCGGCGACTGCTCGACCACGCCTTCACGGTGCGCGGCCTGCACCGGGCCGAGTGGTGGAACAGTACGGTCAACACCCGCAGCCGGGCGGTGGCCCGGAAGCTCGGGATGCACCACGACGGGACGCTGCGCGAGTGGTGCGAGTTCCAGGGCGCCCGGCAGGACTACGAGGTCTGGTCGATGCTGGCCCACGAGTGGCAGAAAACCAAGTGA
- a CDS encoding RidA family protein, which yields MAEHRTVPALFPPPGYAHAVLVEAGERLAFLAGGVPLDADGKLVGPGDYEAQTRQVLANLETALASVGSGLEKVVASTVYVVADRPEPLSEVWELVKASALSAGPHSSTLLGVTTLGYTGQLVEITLTAVVPDQPTVEG from the coding sequence ATGGCCGAGCACCGCACCGTCCCCGCCCTGTTCCCGCCACCGGGCTACGCGCACGCCGTCCTGGTCGAGGCCGGTGAGCGCCTCGCCTTCCTGGCCGGCGGGGTGCCGCTGGACGCCGACGGCAAGCTGGTAGGCCCGGGTGACTACGAGGCCCAGACCCGGCAGGTGCTCGCCAACCTCGAGACCGCGCTGGCCTCGGTCGGCAGCGGCCTGGAGAAGGTGGTGGCCAGCACCGTCTACGTGGTGGCCGACCGGCCCGAGCCGCTCTCCGAGGTCTGGGAGCTCGTCAAGGCCTCGGCGCTGAGCGCCGGACCGCACAGCTCGACCCTGCTCGGCGTCACCACCCTCGGCTACACCGGCCAGTTGGTGGAGATCACACTCACCGCCGTGGTCCCGGACCAGCCCACTGTGGAAGGGTGA
- a CDS encoding enoyl-CoA hydratase/isomerase family protein, with translation MPQQFDTGTAGLRASVDGAVATLVLDRPERRNAVTGAMWRALPGVLDRLATAPGVRVLLLTGANGTFSAGADISELTRVYADPDLADTYHAENVAAEEALAAFPHPTIAVVHGHCVGGGCQLAAACDLRFVAEDALLGITPAKLGVVYPAVPTVRLARLVGPARAKYLLFSGELVGARRAELFGLADEVLPADRLDARAREFAELLATRSPQTIGAAKAALAADDPAAALAPWERKSRQSPDVREGLAAFLERRQPKF, from the coding sequence GTGCCCCAGCAGTTCGACACCGGTACGGCCGGCCTGCGGGCCTCGGTCGACGGCGCCGTCGCCACCCTGGTGCTGGACCGCCCGGAGCGCCGGAACGCCGTCACCGGGGCGATGTGGCGGGCGCTGCCCGGCGTACTGGACCGGCTGGCCACCGCGCCCGGGGTCAGGGTGCTGCTGCTGACCGGTGCGAACGGCACCTTCAGCGCCGGGGCGGACATCAGCGAGCTGACCCGGGTCTACGCCGACCCGGACCTGGCCGACACCTACCACGCCGAGAACGTCGCGGCCGAGGAGGCGCTGGCCGCCTTCCCGCACCCCACCATCGCCGTGGTGCACGGCCACTGCGTGGGCGGTGGCTGCCAGTTGGCGGCCGCCTGTGACCTGCGGTTCGTCGCCGAGGACGCCCTGCTGGGCATCACCCCGGCCAAGCTCGGGGTGGTCTACCCGGCCGTGCCGACCGTCCGGCTGGCCCGGCTGGTCGGCCCGGCCCGGGCCAAGTACCTGCTGTTCTCCGGCGAGTTGGTGGGCGCCCGGCGGGCCGAGCTGTTCGGCCTGGCGGACGAGGTGCTGCCCGCCGACCGACTGGACGCCCGCGCCCGGGAGTTCGCCGAGCTGCTGGCGACCCGCTCACCCCAGACCATCGGCGCCGCCAAGGCCGCGCTGGCCGCGGACGACCCGGCGGCGGCGCTGGCCCCGTGGGAGCGCAAGTCCCGCCAGTCGCCGGACGTCCGCGAGGGGTTGGCGGCGTTCCTGGAACGCCGCCAACCGAAGTTCTAA